In the genome of Pseudomonas bubulae, one region contains:
- a CDS encoding RHS repeat-associated core domain-containing protein gives MPQALHRHTPLLTAYDPRGLAICTVACHRRTAAQEPEARISRQVFGPSGFLTEQWDPRLVALRRKNPTTVPNQRNRSSLSGRLLRSDSVDRGVRISLAGAGGQLRFSWDARGTRSIWEYDELLRLNAVFEQGAGTEVAHCVERLTYADNSAVHARQNGCARLIRHDDPAGTLWFEGYDLLGHVTSQSRRFVRDASQAPNWSPQAGLREQHLESRSWRTQWRRDAVGQLVEQIDAQGNRQRMRHDVDGLLAAVMVNLGSGRQHSVVQQRSYNASGQIEVERSGNGVVRALAYSPLDDRLQQLKTWRTSNPGEALQDLNYVYDRVGNVLNIRDAAQPVLWSDNTRLQALSTYTYDSLYQLIEATGRENASNLNGPQLPVAAGLGAANGQRMRNYRQSYTYDAGGNLARLQHMPSHGSGYTRQMNVADHSNHGLEQKSGLPARPGLASGFDANGNQQVLEPGQWLSWTLRNQLQRVTRVTRQDGANDDEAYVYDSSGARALKIRQSHGHRQPRREEVYYLPGLEVRRNSATGEWLNVLTVAGDLNSASILQWEKGRPESIDNEHMRLSLSDHLGCSMLELDGSGRLLSQESYYPYGATAWWATKNTLEARYKFIRYSGKERDASGLYYYGLRYYAPWLARWISADPGDDIDGMNLYAMALGNPVGRVDEQGLLSSEAAIGRFAGLHSAISGLSRQIRSRWQASSAAAIRDGLATWISNVVGVGVDLALFEGRQPTHGLNVALRSTVNAIDALAVMHMGTGLFANLTHWSPFIGFIAANVTHRGFEMRGASEGAGSDEVWDPVARVRLAGHVRSLTREVLQQTLRGYGDSVSWGQTPVSSRVMRTMMSAGAYGLATVPNAVYGQFVPGPLQPNIAPVIEAYDGAAGSYIRAGHQSAQLDRHVNTLQIPPGMATFHGGMSRMFNQTWVYWAGVGIEAIAAYVTGSPIAQQSSRARAWVGAAKGAVSALTEVRGLLLQTARSGYNSLFKRWRPVKH, from the coding sequence ATGCCCCAAGCCTTGCATCGCCATACTCCCTTGCTAACCGCTTATGACCCTCGCGGGCTGGCCATCTGCACGGTGGCCTGTCATCGGCGCACTGCGGCGCAGGAACCTGAAGCGAGGATCAGCCGCCAGGTGTTTGGCCCCAGCGGTTTTTTGACCGAACAGTGGGATCCGCGTCTGGTGGCATTGCGCCGTAAAAATCCGACTACGGTGCCCAATCAGCGCAATCGATCTTCGCTGTCGGGGCGCCTGCTGCGCAGCGACAGTGTTGACCGCGGCGTGCGTATCAGCTTGGCAGGGGCGGGCGGGCAACTGCGCTTTAGTTGGGATGCCCGGGGTACCCGCAGCATCTGGGAATACGATGAACTGCTGCGCCTGAACGCCGTATTCGAACAGGGCGCCGGAACTGAGGTTGCGCATTGTGTCGAGCGTCTGACCTATGCCGACAACAGCGCTGTGCATGCGCGCCAAAATGGCTGCGCCCGGCTGATTCGTCATGACGACCCTGCCGGCACGCTGTGGTTTGAGGGCTATGACCTGCTGGGGCATGTGACGAGTCAGTCACGGCGATTCGTACGTGACGCATCCCAAGCGCCCAACTGGTCGCCGCAGGCCGGGTTGCGTGAGCAGCACCTTGAATCCCGAAGCTGGCGCACTCAATGGCGCCGTGATGCTGTGGGCCAGTTGGTTGAGCAAATCGATGCCCAGGGCAATCGGCAGCGTATGCGCCATGATGTGGACGGTCTGCTGGCTGCGGTGATGGTCAATCTCGGCAGCGGTCGCCAGCACAGTGTGGTGCAGCAAAGATCCTATAACGCGAGCGGCCAGATAGAAGTTGAACGGTCGGGCAACGGGGTAGTGCGTGCCCTGGCCTACAGCCCGTTGGATGACCGCCTGCAGCAACTGAAAACATGGCGCACCAGTAATCCGGGTGAAGCCTTGCAGGACTTGAACTATGTCTATGACCGGGTTGGCAATGTGCTGAATATCCGTGATGCAGCGCAACCTGTGCTGTGGTCTGATAATACCCGGCTGCAAGCATTGAGCACTTATACCTACGACTCGCTCTACCAGCTGATAGAAGCCACGGGCCGTGAAAACGCCAGCAATCTCAATGGCCCGCAGCTGCCCGTTGCTGCGGGCCTGGGTGCGGCCAACGGTCAGCGTATGCGTAACTACCGTCAGTCGTATACCTACGATGCAGGCGGCAATCTTGCCCGGCTGCAACACATGCCCAGCCACGGTTCCGGCTATACGCGACAGATGAACGTGGCTGACCACAGCAATCACGGCCTTGAACAAAAGTCGGGGCTGCCCGCCCGCCCCGGGCTGGCAAGCGGCTTTGACGCGAATGGCAACCAGCAGGTACTCGAACCGGGGCAGTGGCTGAGCTGGACCCTGCGCAATCAATTGCAGCGAGTTACCCGTGTCACACGCCAGGACGGTGCCAACGATGATGAGGCCTATGTCTACGACAGCAGCGGGGCAAGGGCGCTTAAAATCAGACAGTCCCATGGCCATCGTCAGCCCCGTCGTGAAGAGGTGTATTACTTGCCCGGTCTCGAAGTCCGGCGCAACAGCGCCACGGGCGAATGGTTGAATGTGCTGACGGTGGCCGGTGATCTCAATAGCGCGAGCATATTGCAGTGGGAGAAGGGGCGCCCCGAAAGCATCGATAACGAACACATGCGTTTAAGCCTCTCGGACCATCTGGGCTGCAGCATGCTGGAGCTGGATGGCTCTGGGCGGTTACTCAGTCAGGAAAGCTACTACCCCTATGGAGCCACTGCCTGGTGGGCGACGAAAAATACCCTTGAAGCCCGTTATAAATTTATTCGCTATTCGGGCAAGGAGCGCGATGCCAGCGGGCTTTACTATTACGGCTTGCGGTATTACGCACCGTGGCTGGCGCGCTGGATCAGCGCCGATCCGGGCGATGATATTGATGGCATGAACCTGTACGCGATGGCGCTGGGCAATCCCGTCGGCAGGGTCGACGAGCAGGGCCTGCTGAGTTCGGAGGCGGCTATTGGCCGGTTTGCCGGATTGCACTCGGCCATCTCCGGGCTGTCCAGGCAGATCAGGTCGCGGTGGCAGGCTTCGAGTGCCGCCGCGATTCGTGATGGGCTGGCAACCTGGATCAGTAATGTTGTCGGGGTGGGGGTCGACCTGGCCCTGTTTGAGGGTCGTCAACCGACTCACGGGCTCAATGTTGCCTTGCGAAGTACGGTAAATGCCATTGATGCACTGGCTGTCATGCACATGGGTACCGGGCTTTTTGCAAACTTGACTCACTGGAGCCCCTTTATCGGTTTTATTGCCGCAAACGTTACGCACAGGGGCTTTGAAATGCGAGGTGCCAGCGAGGGGGCGGGTTCTGATGAGGTTTGGGATCCCGTGGCTCGAGTGAGGCTGGCGGGGCATGTGCGCTCACTTACACGTGAAGTCCTGCAGCAGACCTTGAGAGGTTACGGTGACAGCGTGTCCTGGGGCCAGACCCCGGTAAGCTCCAGAGTCATGCGAACGATGATGAGCGCAGGTGCCTATGGCCTGGCTACTGTTCCCAACGCGGTCTATGGTCAGTTTGTGCCAGGGCCACTGCAGCCGAATATAGCCCCTGTGATCGAGGCTTATGACGGGGCGGCGGGTTCTTACATTCGCGCAGGCCATCAATCTGCTCAGCTGGATCGTCACGTGAATACGCTGCAGATCCCGCCAGGGATGGCCACGTTTCATGGAGGCATGAGCAGGATGTTCAATCAGACGTGGGTTTACTGGGCCGGGGTCGGGATCGAGGCCATCGCCGCGTATGTCACAGGTTCGCCGATAGCGCAGCAAAGTTCACGGGCCAGGGCCTGGGTGGGGGCTGCCAAAGGGGCGGTATCGGCACTGACCGAGGTGCGTGGGCTTTTGCTGCAAACGGCCAGAAGTGGTTACAACAGCCTGTTCAAGCGTTGGAGACCGGTCAAGCACTGA
- a CDS encoding SDR family oxidoreductase, whose translation MSRTQLFDLDGKIAFVSGASRGIGEAIARLLAQQGAHVIVSSRKLEGCQPVADAIIAEGGKATAIACHIGEMEQITQTFARIRADFGRIDILVNNAATNPQFCNVLDTDLGAFQKTVDVNIRGYFFMSVEAGKLMREHGGGSIINVASINGVSPGVFQGVYSMTKAAVINMTKVFAKECAGFGIRCNALLPGLTDTKFASALVSNDAILKTALQHIPLKRVAAPGEMAGAVLYLASDASSYTTGISLNVDGGFLS comes from the coding sequence ATGTCCAGGACTCAACTGTTCGACCTTGATGGCAAAATCGCTTTTGTTTCCGGTGCCAGCCGCGGCATCGGTGAAGCCATTGCCAGGCTGCTGGCCCAACAAGGTGCCCACGTCATTGTCTCCAGCCGCAAACTCGAAGGCTGCCAGCCAGTGGCCGATGCAATCATCGCCGAGGGCGGCAAGGCCACTGCCATCGCCTGCCATATTGGCGAAATGGAACAGATCACTCAGACCTTTGCGCGCATACGCGCAGACTTTGGCCGCATCGATATTCTGGTCAACAACGCCGCGACCAATCCGCAGTTCTGCAACGTACTGGACACCGACCTTGGCGCTTTCCAGAAAACCGTCGATGTAAATATTCGCGGCTATTTCTTTATGTCCGTGGAGGCAGGGAAGCTGATGCGTGAGCACGGCGGCGGCAGCATCATTAACGTAGCCTCGATCAACGGCGTATCGCCGGGAGTGTTCCAGGGTGTGTATTCGATGACCAAGGCAGCGGTGATCAATATGACCAAGGTGTTTGCCAAGGAATGTGCAGGGTTCGGCATTCGTTGCAATGCGTTACTACCGGGGCTGACCGACACCAAGTTTGCCTCGGCGCTGGTCAGCAACGACGCCATTCTCAAGACCGCCCTGCAACACATCCCGCTCAAACGCGTCGCCGCCCCCGGCGAGATGGCCGGGGCTGTGCTGTATCTGGCAAGCGATGCATCGAGCTACACCACGGGTATCTCGCTGAATGTAGATGGCGGATTTCTGTCCTGA
- a CDS encoding phosphotransferase family protein, translated as MALTDSSTRIRTGEELDASRIDPYLKANIPGLVGEPAISQFPGGASNLTYLIEYPGRELVLRRPPFGQKAKSAHDMGREFRILNQLKDAFPYCPRAYAHCSDESLIGSGFYVMERVRGIILRSDLPQELALGADASRTLCKSFIDKLVELHRVDYNACGLADLGKPQGYVQRQISGWSERYEKALTPDAPHWHAVKDWLHAKMPADYPTPAIVHNDYRFDNVILDPANPMQIIGVLDWELTTLGDPLMDLGNTLAYWIEADDPAPVQLMRRQPSNAPGMLTRREFVDYYAERSGIQIDNYDFYYTYGLFRLAGIVQQIYYRYYHGQTADKRFAQFIQMNALLEQMSLNVIRRSSL; from the coding sequence ATGGCGCTTACCGACTCGTCCACCCGCATCCGCACCGGCGAAGAACTCGACGCCAGCCGCATTGACCCTTACCTCAAGGCAAATATTCCTGGCCTTGTGGGGGAACCTGCGATCAGCCAGTTCCCCGGCGGCGCCTCGAACCTGACTTACCTGATTGAATACCCGGGTCGAGAGCTGGTACTGCGCCGCCCGCCCTTTGGCCAAAAGGCCAAATCGGCGCACGACATGGGCCGCGAGTTTCGCATCCTCAATCAGCTCAAGGACGCCTTCCCCTACTGCCCCAGGGCCTACGCCCACTGCTCCGACGAAAGTCTGATCGGCTCCGGGTTCTATGTCATGGAACGGGTCAGGGGCATCATCCTGCGCTCGGATCTGCCGCAGGAACTGGCATTGGGCGCCGACGCCAGCAGAACCCTGTGCAAGAGCTTTATCGACAAACTGGTCGAGTTGCATCGCGTTGACTACAACGCTTGCGGCCTGGCCGATCTGGGTAAGCCGCAAGGCTACGTGCAGCGCCAGATCAGCGGCTGGAGCGAGCGCTACGAAAAGGCCCTGACCCCGGATGCACCCCATTGGCACGCAGTAAAAGACTGGCTGCACGCCAAAATGCCAGCCGACTACCCGACCCCGGCTATCGTTCACAACGACTACCGCTTTGATAATGTGATCCTAGATCCCGCCAACCCGATGCAGATCATCGGCGTGCTGGACTGGGAGCTGACTACGCTGGGTGATCCGCTGATGGACCTGGGCAACACCCTCGCCTACTGGATCGAGGCGGATGACCCAGCACCGGTGCAACTGATGCGGCGCCAGCCGAGCAACGCTCCGGGTATGTTGACCCGCCGCGAATTTGTGGATTACTACGCCGAGCGTTCCGGGATTCAGATAGACAACTACGATTTCTACTACACCTACGGCCTGTTTCGTCTGGCGGGTATCGTTCAACAGATCTACTACCGCTACTACCACGGCCAGACCGCAGACAAACGTTTTGCCCAGTTCATACAAATGAACGCGCTGCTGGAGCAGATGAGCCTCAACGTCATTCGCCGCTCCAGCCTCTAA
- a CDS encoding SCP2 sterol-binding domain-containing protein has translation MTSVADAVQAMKAKFNPAAAAGLDLVFGFRIDEDKHFSLIVKDSTCELKEGENPDAQVTLVMDGETLEGIVSGETDGMQAFMGGKLRAEGDMMLAMKLSELFPA, from the coding sequence ATGACTTCTGTAGCTGATGCCGTTCAAGCAATGAAAGCCAAATTCAACCCAGCCGCTGCTGCAGGCCTGGACCTGGTTTTTGGTTTCCGCATCGATGAAGATAAACACTTCTCGCTGATCGTTAAAGACAGCACTTGTGAACTCAAAGAAGGTGAAAACCCTGACGCCCAGGTCACCCTGGTGATGGACGGCGAGACCCTGGAAGGCATCGTTAGCGGCGAAACCGATGGCATGCAGGCATTTATGGGCGGCAAACTGCGCGCTGAAGGCGACATGATGCTGGCCATGAAACTGAGCGAACTGTTCCCGGCCTAA
- a CDS encoding histidine phosphatase family protein, with protein sequence MGSIYLIRHGQASFGADDYDKLSPLGVHQAQIAGQHLAELDLRFDRCLAGDLTRQQDTARHALAQLHAAGLPAPTLETDAAFNEFDAYAILDALLPGLLPDEPEALTAMNNAAHNPAEFQRIFELIIERWLSGTWDTPGLETWLGFVERVQGGLNRLLDLAKGQQNIVVFTSAGTITALVHLLTRIPATDAFKLGWQIVNTSLSQLKFHGRGVTLASFNSHVHLQLLKTPSLITYR encoded by the coding sequence GTGGGCAGCATCTATTTGATCAGACATGGCCAGGCCTCCTTTGGTGCAGATGACTACGACAAGTTGTCACCACTGGGCGTGCACCAGGCGCAAATTGCCGGTCAGCATCTGGCCGAACTGGATTTGCGCTTTGACCGTTGCCTGGCCGGTGATCTGACACGTCAGCAAGACACCGCACGCCATGCCCTGGCACAACTGCACGCCGCCGGGCTGCCCGCCCCTACACTGGAAACAGACGCTGCCTTCAACGAATTCGATGCTTACGCCATCCTTGATGCCCTGCTTCCCGGCTTGCTGCCGGACGAGCCAGAGGCCCTGACGGCGATGAACAATGCCGCCCACAATCCGGCCGAGTTCCAGCGTATCTTTGAGCTGATCATCGAGCGCTGGCTCAGCGGCACCTGGGACACCCCCGGCCTGGAAACCTGGCTGGGCTTTGTCGAACGGGTTCAGGGCGGACTCAATCGCCTTCTTGACCTTGCCAAAGGCCAGCAGAACATTGTCGTGTTCACTTCTGCAGGCACCATTACGGCCCTGGTCCACCTATTGACCCGAATTCCGGCCACCGATGCCTTCAAGCTCGGCTGGCAAATCGTCAATACCTCGCTCAGCCAGCTCAAGTTTCATGGCCGCGGGGTCACCCTGGCTTCCTTCAACAGTCATGTGCATTTGCAACTGTTGAAGACGCCGTCACTCATCACCTATCGTTGA
- the sohB gene encoding protease SohB, whose product MEFLAEYASFLAKTVTLVVAIVVVLVTVAALRGKGRRSTGQLQVTKLNDFYKGLRERLEQSLLSKDQFKALRKQTAKADKKLKKQPETKANVFVLDFHGDIKASATESLRHEITALLTLARPTDEVVLRLESGGGMVHSYGLASSQLARIRQAGIPLTICIDKVAASGGYMMACIGQKIISAPFAILGSIGVVAQLPNVNRLLKKHDIDYEVLTAGEYKRTLTVFGENTEKGREKFQQDLDITHQLFKNFVSKYRPQLAIDEVATGEVWLGVAAVDKQLVDELKTSDEYLSERAANAQLYHLHYAQRKSLQERVGLAASSSAEHVVDSLWSRLTQSRFW is encoded by the coding sequence GTGGAATTTCTTGCCGAGTACGCCAGTTTTCTGGCTAAAACCGTGACTCTGGTGGTCGCCATTGTGGTGGTGCTGGTGACTGTTGCTGCATTGCGTGGCAAAGGGCGCCGTTCTACCGGGCAATTGCAGGTCACCAAGCTCAATGATTTCTACAAGGGCCTGCGTGAACGCCTGGAGCAATCGCTGCTGTCCAAAGACCAGTTCAAGGCACTGCGCAAGCAGACTGCCAAGGCCGACAAAAAACTGAAAAAACAGCCAGAAACCAAGGCAAATGTCTTCGTGCTGGATTTTCACGGTGATATCAAGGCTTCGGCGACAGAAAGCCTGCGCCATGAAATTACTGCCTTGCTGACCCTGGCCAGGCCGACTGACGAAGTGGTGCTGCGTCTGGAAAGTGGTGGTGGCATGGTGCACAGCTATGGCCTTGCGTCGTCGCAATTGGCACGTATCCGTCAGGCAGGCATTCCGCTGACGATCTGCATCGATAAAGTTGCTGCCAGCGGTGGCTACATGATGGCTTGTATCGGCCAGAAGATTATCAGTGCACCGTTTGCAATTCTGGGTTCCATCGGTGTGGTGGCGCAGTTGCCCAACGTCAATCGCCTGCTCAAAAAGCACGACATTGATTATGAAGTGCTGACGGCGGGCGAGTACAAGCGAACGCTTACGGTATTTGGCGAAAACACTGAAAAAGGTCGTGAAAAGTTCCAGCAGGACCTGGATATCACCCATCAGCTGTTCAAGAACTTCGTGTCCAAGTACCGCCCGCAGCTGGCGATTGATGAAGTGGCGACCGGGGAAGTGTGGCTGGGCGTTGCTGCGGTCGATAAACAGCTGGTCGACGAATTGAAAACCAGCGATGAGTATTTGTCCGAGCGGGCCGCGAATGCACAGCTGTATCACCTGCACTATGCCCAGCGCAAAAGTTTGCAGGAGCGTGTGGGGCTGGCTGCCAGCAGTTCGGCGGAACATGTTGTTGACTCATTGTGGAGTCGTTTGACCCAATCACGTTTCTGGTGA